A DNA window from Engystomops pustulosus chromosome 6, aEngPut4.maternal, whole genome shotgun sequence contains the following coding sequences:
- the BTBD17 gene encoding BTB/POZ domain-containing protein 17 isoform X3 yields the protein MVIQRLQELLQNGNASDSTLRVRTSNSDEVKIIHTHQLMLILQSDVFEGLLGNQSVVTLMEPPECAALFEKFIRYFYCGEISVQLNQAIPLHRLASKYHVSALQKGIGDYMKTHLASESTQGHVVSWYHYALGTGDETLQESCLKFLAWNLSTVMSSSEWVTVSDDLMVSLLQRSDLVLQTELELFASVEEWVNRNNPNISIIEKVLRSIRYPMIPPSQLFQIQKQSVLLASYQHLIQDLLFQAFQFHSASPLHLAKYFDVNCSMFIPRNYLSSSWGSQWIINNPARDDRSLSFQTQLGPSSYDSSKKITWNALFSPRWLPVSLRPVYSESVSSGSQSNRLEDGRPRLVVSSAVSGLDFAGVTFQKTVLVGVRRQQGKVFVKHVYTVHQSTDEVSDFLVHADLQKRTSEYLIDNSLHLHIIIKPIYHSVIKAK from the exons ATGGTCATCCAGCGACTCCAGGAGCTGCTCCAGAACGGCAACGCCAGTGACAGTACTCTACGTGTCCGAACCAGCAACTCAGATGAGGTGAAGATCATCCACACCCACCAGCTGATGCTTATCCTGCAGAGTGACGTCTTCGAGGGTCTTCTAGGGAATCAAAGTGTGGTGACCCTCATGGAGCCCCCCGAGTGCGCTGCTCTGTTTGAGAAATTCATAAG ATATTTCTACTGTGGGGAGATCTCAGTCCAGTTAAACCAGGCCATACCACTCCATCGCTTGGCCAGCAAGTACCACGTCTCCGCTCTACAGAAAGGCATTGGTGATTACATGAAGACCCATCTAGCCAGCGAGTCCACTCAAGGCCACGTAGTGAGTTGGTACCATTACGCTTTAGGGACTGGAGATGAAACGTTGCAGGAGAGCTGCCTCAAGTTCTTGGCCTGGAACCTTTCCACCGTGATGAGTAGCAGTGAGTGGGTGACCGTCAGTGATGACCTCATGGTGTCTCTTCTACAAAGATCTGATTTGGTGTTACAGACGGAGCTAGAATTGTTTGCTTCGGTTGAGGAGTGGGTAAATCGTAACAACCCAAATATATCCATTATTGAGAAGGTTCTGAGGTCTATCAGGTACCCCATGATTCCTCCAAGTCAACTTTTTCAAATCCAGAAGCAGTCGGTGTTATTGGCATCATACCAACATCTCATCCAGGATCTACTCTTCCAAGCCTTCCAGTTTCACTCCGCATCACCTCTTCATCTTGCCAAGTATTTTGATGTCAACTGCAGCATGTTCATTCCTCGGAATTATCTATCTTCATCCTGGGGGTCCCAATGGATCATCAACAACCCTGCCAGAGATGATCGAAGCCTTAGTTTTCAAACCCAACTAGGTCCCAGCAGCTATGACTCCAGTAAAAAGATTACCTGGAATGCGCTCTTCTCTCCACGATGGCTTCCCGTAAGTCTCCGTCCGGTCTACTCCGAATCGGTGTCTAGTGGTTCTCAATCAAACCGTCTAGAAGACGGAAGACCAAGGCTGGTGGTTTCTTCAGCGGTGAGTGGCCTAGATTTTGCCGGAGTCACGTTCCAGAAGACCGTACTGGTTGGAGTGAGGAGACAGCAAGGTAAGGTGTTCGTGAAGCACGTCTACACCGTCCACCAGAGCACGGATGAAGTGTCAGACTTCCTTGTTCATGCCGATTTGCAGAAACGGACCTCAGAGTATCTGATCGACAACTCTCTCCATCTCCATATTATCATCAAACCTATCTACCATTCAGTAATCAAGGCCAAGTGA
- the BTBD17 gene encoding BTB/POZ domain-containing protein 17 isoform X2, with protein sequence MLLLASLLTITAQAAHKSDTGGDAAIINHSSMVIQRLQELLQNGNASDSTLRVRTSNSDEVKIIHTHQLMLILQSDVFEGLLGNQSVVTLMEPPECAALFEKFIRYFYCGEISVQLNQAIPLHRLASKYHVSALQKGIGDYMKTHLASESTQGHVVSWYHYALGTGDETLQESCLKFLAWNLSTVMSSSEWVTVSDDLMVSLLQRSDLVLQTELELFASVEEWVNRNNPNISIIEKVLRSIRYPMIPPSQLFQIQKQSVLLASYQHLIQDLLFQAFQFHSASPLHLAKYFDVNCSMFIPRNYLSSSWGSQWIINNPARDDRSLSFQTQLGPSSYDSSKKITWNALFSPRWLPVSLRPVYSESVSSGSQSNRLEDGRPRLVVSSAVSGLDFAGVTFQKTVLVGVRRQQGKVFVKHVYTVHQSTDEVSDFLVHADLQKRTSEYLIDNSLHLHIIIKPIYHSVIKAK encoded by the exons atgctgctcctggcatCACTACTTACCATCACCGCACAGGCAG CTCACAAATCTGATACAGGGGGCGACGCCGCGATCATCAACCACTCCTCCATGGTCATCCAGCGACTCCAGGAGCTGCTCCAGAACGGCAACGCCAGTGACAGTACTCTACGTGTCCGAACCAGCAACTCAGATGAGGTGAAGATCATCCACACCCACCAGCTGATGCTTATCCTGCAGAGTGACGTCTTCGAGGGTCTTCTAGGGAATCAAAGTGTGGTGACCCTCATGGAGCCCCCCGAGTGCGCTGCTCTGTTTGAGAAATTCATAAG ATATTTCTACTGTGGGGAGATCTCAGTCCAGTTAAACCAGGCCATACCACTCCATCGCTTGGCCAGCAAGTACCACGTCTCCGCTCTACAGAAAGGCATTGGTGATTACATGAAGACCCATCTAGCCAGCGAGTCCACTCAAGGCCACGTAGTGAGTTGGTACCATTACGCTTTAGGGACTGGAGATGAAACGTTGCAGGAGAGCTGCCTCAAGTTCTTGGCCTGGAACCTTTCCACCGTGATGAGTAGCAGTGAGTGGGTGACCGTCAGTGATGACCTCATGGTGTCTCTTCTACAAAGATCTGATTTGGTGTTACAGACGGAGCTAGAATTGTTTGCTTCGGTTGAGGAGTGGGTAAATCGTAACAACCCAAATATATCCATTATTGAGAAGGTTCTGAGGTCTATCAGGTACCCCATGATTCCTCCAAGTCAACTTTTTCAAATCCAGAAGCAGTCGGTGTTATTGGCATCATACCAACATCTCATCCAGGATCTACTCTTCCAAGCCTTCCAGTTTCACTCCGCATCACCTCTTCATCTTGCCAAGTATTTTGATGTCAACTGCAGCATGTTCATTCCTCGGAATTATCTATCTTCATCCTGGGGGTCCCAATGGATCATCAACAACCCTGCCAGAGATGATCGAAGCCTTAGTTTTCAAACCCAACTAGGTCCCAGCAGCTATGACTCCAGTAAAAAGATTACCTGGAATGCGCTCTTCTCTCCACGATGGCTTCCCGTAAGTCTCCGTCCGGTCTACTCCGAATCGGTGTCTAGTGGTTCTCAATCAAACCGTCTAGAAGACGGAAGACCAAGGCTGGTGGTTTCTTCAGCGGTGAGTGGCCTAGATTTTGCCGGAGTCACGTTCCAGAAGACCGTACTGGTTGGAGTGAGGAGACAGCAAGGTAAGGTGTTCGTGAAGCACGTCTACACCGTCCACCAGAGCACGGATGAAGTGTCAGACTTCCTTGTTCATGCCGATTTGCAGAAACGGACCTCAGAGTATCTGATCGACAACTCTCTCCATCTCCATATTATCATCAAACCTATCTACCATTCAGTAATCAAGGCCAAGTGA
- the BTBD17 gene encoding BTB/POZ domain-containing protein 17 isoform X1, whose amino-acid sequence MERGGRWLLLASLLTITAQAAHKSDTGGDAAIINHSSMVIQRLQELLQNGNASDSTLRVRTSNSDEVKIIHTHQLMLILQSDVFEGLLGNQSVVTLMEPPECAALFEKFIRYFYCGEISVQLNQAIPLHRLASKYHVSALQKGIGDYMKTHLASESTQGHVVSWYHYALGTGDETLQESCLKFLAWNLSTVMSSSEWVTVSDDLMVSLLQRSDLVLQTELELFASVEEWVNRNNPNISIIEKVLRSIRYPMIPPSQLFQIQKQSVLLASYQHLIQDLLFQAFQFHSASPLHLAKYFDVNCSMFIPRNYLSSSWGSQWIINNPARDDRSLSFQTQLGPSSYDSSKKITWNALFSPRWLPVSLRPVYSESVSSGSQSNRLEDGRPRLVVSSAVSGLDFAGVTFQKTVLVGVRRQQGKVFVKHVYTVHQSTDEVSDFLVHADLQKRTSEYLIDNSLHLHIIIKPIYHSVIKAK is encoded by the exons ATGGAGAGGGGAGGAAGGTGGCTGCTCCTGGCATCACTACTTACCATCACCGCACAGGCAG CTCACAAATCTGATACAGGGGGCGACGCCGCGATCATCAACCACTCCTCCATGGTCATCCAGCGACTCCAGGAGCTGCTCCAGAACGGCAACGCCAGTGACAGTACTCTACGTGTCCGAACCAGCAACTCAGATGAGGTGAAGATCATCCACACCCACCAGCTGATGCTTATCCTGCAGAGTGACGTCTTCGAGGGTCTTCTAGGGAATCAAAGTGTGGTGACCCTCATGGAGCCCCCCGAGTGCGCTGCTCTGTTTGAGAAATTCATAAG ATATTTCTACTGTGGGGAGATCTCAGTCCAGTTAAACCAGGCCATACCACTCCATCGCTTGGCCAGCAAGTACCACGTCTCCGCTCTACAGAAAGGCATTGGTGATTACATGAAGACCCATCTAGCCAGCGAGTCCACTCAAGGCCACGTAGTGAGTTGGTACCATTACGCTTTAGGGACTGGAGATGAAACGTTGCAGGAGAGCTGCCTCAAGTTCTTGGCCTGGAACCTTTCCACCGTGATGAGTAGCAGTGAGTGGGTGACCGTCAGTGATGACCTCATGGTGTCTCTTCTACAAAGATCTGATTTGGTGTTACAGACGGAGCTAGAATTGTTTGCTTCGGTTGAGGAGTGGGTAAATCGTAACAACCCAAATATATCCATTATTGAGAAGGTTCTGAGGTCTATCAGGTACCCCATGATTCCTCCAAGTCAACTTTTTCAAATCCAGAAGCAGTCGGTGTTATTGGCATCATACCAACATCTCATCCAGGATCTACTCTTCCAAGCCTTCCAGTTTCACTCCGCATCACCTCTTCATCTTGCCAAGTATTTTGATGTCAACTGCAGCATGTTCATTCCTCGGAATTATCTATCTTCATCCTGGGGGTCCCAATGGATCATCAACAACCCTGCCAGAGATGATCGAAGCCTTAGTTTTCAAACCCAACTAGGTCCCAGCAGCTATGACTCCAGTAAAAAGATTACCTGGAATGCGCTCTTCTCTCCACGATGGCTTCCCGTAAGTCTCCGTCCGGTCTACTCCGAATCGGTGTCTAGTGGTTCTCAATCAAACCGTCTAGAAGACGGAAGACCAAGGCTGGTGGTTTCTTCAGCGGTGAGTGGCCTAGATTTTGCCGGAGTCACGTTCCAGAAGACCGTACTGGTTGGAGTGAGGAGACAGCAAGGTAAGGTGTTCGTGAAGCACGTCTACACCGTCCACCAGAGCACGGATGAAGTGTCAGACTTCCTTGTTCATGCCGATTTGCAGAAACGGACCTCAGAGTATCTGATCGACAACTCTCTCCATCTCCATATTATCATCAAACCTATCTACCATTCAGTAATCAAGGCCAAGTGA